In Setaria viridis chromosome 5, Setaria_viridis_v4.0, whole genome shotgun sequence, the genomic stretch CCCGCGCATTTGCGAATTGCCTTGCGGAAGCATGGAATCTTCTCGTTTTTCTTCTTTGAAAGAAAAGTCCATTTGATCTCTATACATCTTCGTCGCATCAACGGCCACTCGAGGGGCGCTGGCCACGACGCAGCTCTCCATCAACCGCGCCGACGAGGTGGATCCACACGACCACACTTCAACCTTGTTGATGACCGCCGCCAATCGCTGCTACGGGAGAAGAGATTGAAGGAGGCCGCTGCCCGGTTGTCATTCGTTTGTTAATTGATATTTGTATAGAGTAGCATGAAAAGTATTTGAAATCTCTCTTCGAAAAGAATATTTGTATAGCTATTTTTTGATAGAAATATTTGGAGAAAAACTTAAATTTCACCCTCAACCATCAACAAGATCcaatttagaaaaaaatttcTTGTATGTCATTGGAAGTTTGGTGTCTATTTGCCATTAAGTTCTAATTCCTTCGTCGCTATCAACTTCAACTTCTATGCCTTATCTACCCCTGTCTTCAACTTCCGTTACAAATTATTGTCATTTGAGCCCTTAGTCTACTGAACTAATACCTATCTAATCATTGGGCCGGGGTCTTTTTGCAGTTTCTCTTTTACTCACACACGTTCGCATTCCCCCTAGCAGAAGCAAGCTCTCCATGTCCCCTCACATCCTTGTCTGCTCCCCAAACCTTAGATTGACGATTCCACGTGGCCCTATGACAGGTGATGATGTGGCTTCATGTAGGCTTAAACCGCTATTAAAATCGTTTCGGGGAATAATCAAACGGTTTCAAAAGGGAGACGGACTCTAAGGTATCATATCCAACCTTTTTACATTTGGTGAATACCATGGGTCCATGGCAGATCCAGCGTAGGATGGAGGGGGCTTAAGCCCCCGCCCTTTCCTAAAACACCACATGAAGAACAGAAAATAACAAGAAAGAAGAGGATGCTAGAGTAAGTTGAAAGGAAACAAGCACCCATGCATCCTTTCCCACGTTCATTTTTTGTAGATACTGAGAACAAACTGACTGTACCATGGCACGCCAGAGGAAATTAGTAAAGAAGGTGCTAAGAGTCCATGAGTCCATAGCATAGTTGCCTTTGTGCCCGTGTAAGATGTACCGAGGATTAGAAACTTAAAAATTTAATCTGTTGAAGTTCATTGACGTTCTAATATGTAACCGGCCAAGCAAGAAGATCAACATCATCACGTTTGCTTTGATTCGCTCGGTGCCATCAAATTAGATAACCTAGCAGCTATACATAACCACAAGCACCACAAGCACATTGGATTTGCCTTTTGAGCTGGGCAGATGACGTGCATATACCCAAAAGTTAATGAAACCAAAACCCTTACCTCTGTTGCGCCGCCGTGTGTGATTCAAAGGCGCGCAACTCTTAATCTCTGGCTGACGCTCTCTAAAGATGTCAGGATGTCTGCTTTACCATACCCCGAAGCTACAGAGAGAGCTTGCTTATGTTGCACTCTCCATTCTCCACCCCGACCCCTAGCATGTCTGCTTGAAATGTTACTCGGTCCGGTGCAGTCACTCGGCACCTTTCTTTTTTTGGACAAGAAGGCACGTGCGGTGACACGCTACGTGTGTTCGCATCTGTGTGACGTTCCATTTAGCGCAGGACATGGTGGCCGTGCGAGATAGGCGCCAGGAGAAGAGCTAGCATGAACTATTCACAAACTAAAATATTATTTCTGCTATCTCTAAGCCAAGCGTTGGAGAGGGCCTAACGGCGGTAACAATGGCTGCCATTGGCATGCGCGACATAACAGGTGATCGAAACCAAACCAGGCTTTTTTTTGGAATGGTGTATAAAAACTAAGGCTAACGTTTTGAGCAAGTATTGTAAGTTTTGCTGTGCAACATACAACATCGGCCACGCCACATTGAAGTCATGGCTGATGACTATAGTCTATAAACAAGCAAGTACgatctttcttccttccttggcGTTTATTTGAAGGCTGAGTTTTGCCATTCATCCACTTCCCTCTCTCGAGTATGTAAAAATCACAAGGAcattactcttttttttttataaaactccattcgtcccaaattactattcattttgctttttctaaatacatagcttttctagatgtatatctaaagctatgtatctagaaaagacaaaacaaatagtaatttgggacggagtaAGTCACAAGAACATACTTGTGAGTCAAGTCAATAGGACAATAACCATTTCAAAGTAAGGGAACACAAAGTAGTCGGGAAGAAGGCCTGATAGGGCAAGAAATAAATTGAACTCTGGTCAAGTCAACTTAACCTAAGGAGGTTAGCGAGGCCTCCTTTCCCTATCGATCAACAGATGGGATCGCGCATCGGAGCTCTAGATATTGTACTCACGGTTGGTTGGGTCAAAATTTAATTACGCGTTGCTGCAAGTTTGTCCTCCAGTTTATTTCTTGGTTAAGTATTTGCAGCCAAGCAACGACTGTCGCGTCCAGGCAATCAGAATAGAACACCGGGTGGCGGAGGTCTACCGCCCTGTGGGCACGACAGGGATCCCTCATCCACCATGTCCGCGCTCCGACAGCATGGGAGCGCGAGGCGTTAGCCAGCCACAAACACTTGCTTTGCTTCACGTAGAGCGCgcgcgtttttttttttggttaaaGGTAATGTTTTTTTGTGCGTACAGTGCAGTGATCAACCTATGGAAAAACTATTGTGGGTAAGTTTTTGGGCCAGGGAGCTGTAGCAAGCCATTGATGAGTCAGGTTTTCTTAAGAAAAACATTGATGAGTCTCCTCCAGCTAATGAGAATATTCCAGATCAGGCGTTGCCTGCTGGGATCGTTTATATGCGACGCTGATCCTCGTTGGCCTCAGCCGATTGACGAGTACCGGAGTCACGGCGATCACCGGTCAGGATTCAGCATCCTGTGATGCGACACCGAGGGCTGATGCCGCCGGCAGATCGGCCTACAGGAGTGATTTTTCACACTACGGATCAGATTTATTCTGTTCGCGTAGAATTTTGTCTCCGGGCCACCTTTTTGTTCTAAACTATGAATTTCAGGAATCAGTAGAGCAATCCTACCTATCTAGCAAGCCATTGATGAGTCAGGTTTTCTTAAGAAAAACATCGATGAGTCTACTCCAGCTAATGAGAATATTCCACATCAGGCGTTGCCTGCTGAGATCGTTTATATGCGACGCTGATCCTCGTTGGCATCAGCCGATTGACGAATACCGGAGTCACGGCGATCACCAGTCAGGATTCAGCATCCCGTGATGCGACAGCGAGGCCTGATACCGCCGGCAGATCGGCCTCAGGGAGTGACTTTTCACAGTACGGATCAGATTCCTTCTCTTTGCATAGAATTTTGTTTCCGGGCCACCTTTTTGTTCTCAACTATAAATTTCAGGAATCAGAAGAGCAATCCTAACCATAAATTTCAGAAATCAGTAGGGCAATCCTATACCTATCTAAAAAAGGATATCAGTTGTATAACATGTTAGCCAGGTGCACCTGTTTTTCTCTCCCCTTTTTTGAAAGAGTCAATTTTCTCAAATTATGCTTTCCCTCTATGCAGAACCGTCCATTTTTTGTATCGCTCTAGACGACTAGACCTAGGGAATTGCGAGCTACACTTACAAAACTGAAATAACTACGCAATGAAAATATGGTAGGTCCCTACacgatttttcttctttttcatctCGCTAGACAATATTTACAaaagaggagagaaaaaaaataacccCTCCCACTAGTTTGGTGTAGAGCAATCTGCTGTGTCAGTCTTGATAACGCGGGTATTGTACGAACCACATGAGCTGCATTTGTGGTACAGCCAATGGAATCGACATCTCCCTTTCTTCTCACAGTCGTTACAAAGTATATCCTGGACAAGAcatgcatgaaaaataaataaatactcTACTGGTAGAAACAATGAAAAACAAAGGGGAAAGAAAACTGCACTACCTGACACCGATCACGGTATTCCTCAGGAAGCTCTTCAGCAGCCAACAACGCATCAAGCATCCCAAAGTACACCTGTTGCACAGGAACTGAATTATGAAGCTAACTCGGTATGATCATTAGCACATTCCAAAATCTAGACAATCGACTCAACCATTATCCTCAGGATATTTAAGATATATTAAAAGACTGCGTGAAAAGATTTTAATATCGGAATTCATGCAACAGGACATCCATGATATATTCCTTCTGCATTCTTGGCCACAGCAGGTTTCCTAAGTTCAAGAAAAGACTAAGAAACACAACAATAATTGATGCTACTCAAGAGGCAGATTTTGAATCAATTGCCAAGTTTGTCGCACACAAGTCAAACATGAACCGGtgtgatgtgtttttttttacagaaaggaactagtggtttCAGTATGTTTTCTCATATAATATCAACTATTATAAAGATCACTGTTCATAATTAAACACTAGATCTTCCAAATATGGAATACAATGTTCGTACACCAACGAGAATATATTCAGTCAGAGGAAGTCTGCAATTCAAGAGCAAACTGTTCAATAGCGTATCCTGAAAATAGACACTGGCAACCTTGTAACAAGCATAACATTGAGAGCATAAGTAATATCACCCTCAGGAGTCAGGAATAGGAGGATCAGTAGAAAATGCTCATACAGCATAAATGAAGGGGCATTTGATTGTATTACCAATAAATAAAAGGCACAGCTCCTTCGCTACTAATATTGACACTACTAAAAGGCACTTAACAGTTCAACAAAATGCCCTAAGCCCCTAACGCACAAAAGTAAATTCTTTTCAGAAATGTAAGAAATCAAAAAAAGTCTAAGCATGGAACACAGAGAGATACACTCCAATAAGGGTAAACACAAAATAGCTACAGCATCGTAAGAGTGATGTAGCTTACCGCCATATCTCCCAAGGATTTGCAGCAGATAGGACAAGTGTAGTGGCTACAAGTGTATGCCTGGATTGACAATTAATTTGTTAAAAATCATTGCTGACAGCCAGAGAATACATCACAAAATTGCAGTCATGGTCCAACTAAATGTAGCATATGGCATACCTGAAAACAAGCTGAATGCATGAAGTGGCCACAAGGGAGGGCCCTGACTGCAGCACTTGAAGTAAAAAGGAAATCGCAGCAGATTGGACAATTTGTCTCTAGCCCTTTTTCCCGACATTTGTGCTCAGCTAATTTCATTCCAAGACAGCAATTGCATTTCATGCAATGGAAGAAATCGACACCGAGACCTTTCCCAAGACGGCACAAATTACAAAATGGGCAGTGGTAAACGGTCCTGGAAAACATCATCAAGATATTAATAGAGCCATACTGCTTATTTCCAAATCCAGATGTTTATTTTGAAATATGAGGTAGAAGATAACAAACGTATGAGAAGAAAAATGCAGCTACTTAGAAAGTTAACAGGTTCCAACTTGTTTGATGGCATTGGACAATGAATAGTGAACCCAAATTGGAGAAAGTAGAACAAGAAAATAACATCCACACATTTTAAAAACCGACGAAGTAGTGTTGTATGATCCAAAGAGAATTTTCATTTGCCATTAATTGTATGAACCaaataaacataaacaaaaaTTATGAGGGAAATATTGTCCAAGACAATAGTTAGGTGTGGTCTGCAAGGCTGTGACACACCTTGGTTTGGGTATCAGACAAGCCTCTCAAGGAATCACAAAGGTAGACCACCCAAGACTACTAGGCTAACAGAGAAATGTTTCTTAGACTTGTAACAAAAAGAAAACAGCAAAGACAACAGTAACAACAAATCCATCCCATACTTCCTTGGTATCTTCTTTCTCATAACACTAATAATTTAacattttaaccctaagaatTTTCAAACCTAGGTAGAGTAGGAGTGTAGGACACTCCACAGACTACACGTCTACACCTCACTCTTGGGATCTTCCTTCTATTACTTCCTTCAATGAACTTAAGCGGTTTGTACTAAATATGGCCCTTACATTAAGATGCTAAAGAACTTTAATATGGTCAGATTGTTCCTGAATGCAGATGTAATATATAATGATAGCATGCTATATCATTATCTCATGTAGATATTAGAAGTGACTTCAGTATTTGTCAGATGTCATTAGGATTTGCTACTAACTAATTACTAAGTAAAAATACTACATTACCGTGCAGCAGATCACGAATAGAATAAATTTCCAGAGCTCCAATTACCAACATAAAATGGCAATAACAAACTTGATAGGTTCCAGATCTGGCAATGGTCAACATTGTTGTTTTTCCAGATTTGGATTGGATGCAAATATGTCTAAAGACACATCTTGTTTTATTGACAAATCATATTTCAACAAATCCATATAGATTACACATGtcaaaaacaaataagaaaacCATACTGGTACAATTTTTTGTTAATAACGAGTAGAACATCTGTTGGTCAGTGCCAATGCCTTGTTTCAATCATGTTAAGGAATATTACCTTTCATCATCGAAAAATTTGCAGATGTTACAGTAATACTTTGCCATGGATAGCCCATTGCAAGACGGGGTTTGGCAGATTGGACCAACAGGTTGAATCTTCAGGCATACCATGCACATCATCTCCTGTGTTGCTTTCCTAGAAATATCAAATAGTGTTGGTTTATTATACTCTCTGAAATGTGTAGGAGACGTCTAGTAGAGAAAATGCGGAGTGACATAAGTTTTGTTTTGAACAGAACTAGGAGGATGTCTAGAGAAGTTAATACACACAATTCTAGGTTGGACAGAGCTGCAAGCCCATCGGGACAATACAACTCACAATGCACAGATGGGTGCCATATAGATAATGAAGAGCAGCAGACCAGGGGAACGTTTTAATTGTAAGCTCAGGAAAAGAATCTCGAAGCACACTACCCCTCGGTGTCAACAAGATAAAACAAGTGCATGTGAACAGGCCATGGAATTTACCTTTCCATTGTATGGTCACTAACTTTATCATGGCAGAATCGGCATGTGAACAGCTTATTGCAGCATGCAGCAACAAGTTTGCAGTTCCGTTTGTAGTGCTCACAGCCATAAATTTGCTTCTCCTCATCTCGATACGAAGGAACACATCCAGGTATACTGGCACCATCAGTACACTCTTCTGAATTTGGTTCCGGCATCTTCTGCTGAGCAGCTATCCAGCGGCTGAAATGCACAAAATTATGAATGTTCATATTTTGGGTACTTCACTAGTTTATCTAGCTTGAATCAGGGTAGATAGACTAGTTCAGCAAAAAATCCCTTTCTTTTCTGATTGTAACAGAATGCTGGAATTTCCGTTTGATGAATGGAAATGGGGTGCGCCtcatattgaaaaaaatgagtcTTCATATTTCTAACAAGCAATCATAGAAACATTGAAATGTCAAACCTTGTCATGAGATTTTGGATTAGATAGGCCTTCCGCCTTGGGTCAAGTGTAGGATCTCGTGAAACCTTTCGCACCTCAGCCTCAAGTTCACTCTGGTTCATTCGAAATATGTCCTTCCAACCAGGCTTGAACATCTGGTCATTTTGTTCAAGCTTATCTTGTGAATGACTATCTACAGAGGACAAAGGAAAGCTCAGtcataacaaaagttgtttgtcaGTGGAAAATAAAAGGAACCAAACGTAGAACTACTTTCAAACTAAGTAAGCATAAAGGACATGTTTATGAATTTGTTGCTCTAGCACTGTTCATAAATCTCCCTATTCTAAGCACCAACAGTCTTTCCATGCTCTATGAAACACCCTGTGAATTGTCCACGTTTCATTTAATACATCCTAGGTAAACCAGAGTCATCATTGTTTGTACCTTTGCAGAGAAATATCAAGAATTGCCAGATCTTGTATTTATTTCTTTCCCCATGAAGTGAATAGTTTGACCCAAAAATTAGAGGTTCACTTACCCAAACACTGCACCTAGTAGATGTAAAGCGAACAGTGCTGACCAATTGATAAAAGATTTTCTCTAATAAATAAAACATCTAGACAATGCATAATATATGTATAGCTTGTGAAATTTATGTGCTTACTTGTCGTAGTCATTCTAGTAAACATTATATTGAAAAGAGGGGCATAATGCAAATTGAGAAGTTGTTAGTGGCGGAAgccaaggaaaaaagaaaacagctgCACAGACCTGGAGCCGAGGATGCCTCTGCTGGAGAATCAGATGATGTTGGAGCTCCCTTCCACCACTCATTTAGCCATTCCCCAAACATCGTATTCTTGGTTGCTTGCTTCCACATATCGAGCATTTTGTTCTGCTCCTCTTGAGAGAGCGCTGATGTAACCCAAGGTAACATAGATTGGAGAACCTCAGCGCCAGTTGAACCAATTATACGACCTACAAGCTTATCTTGCTCCTCCACAGAAAAATGCTTGTCAAACAATGGCCACAGCTCAAGTTCTTCTCTATGGACATGATTAGTTAAAGCAACCCGTATAGACTTGCACATGCCCTGAAGTTTTGTGGCAAGCTCATTATACTTTCTAGTCCAATCAACCAGATTGGATGAATCAGAACAGTTTCGCTCTACTTCGTTAACTTCAGTATGGGCATGGCTCTTGCTATCATATAGATGTGAAAGCTCAAAGAGAACACCAGATATATCTTCGAATAATTGTTCTTCCTGCTGGTGGTCAAGAGTATATGAATGGCTCACATTGTGCAATGTTTCTCTTGATTCCAATGCCGGGAACACAATTTCATCCTCAGCGTTGCTGTGAGCCCTGTAAAGACCCCATAACAAACGGAATCTTCCAATGAACTGGCGGAGGCAAGACTCATCACCATCAATGAGCTTTCCAGATTCAACATCAAGGTACTCTAAATCCTTGCGAATTGCCTTGTGAAATTTGAATATGGTATCAATTGGCCTTGAAATGCCATCCGAACAGGACAATGATGCATCATTCTCCCATGAAAAGAGGCTCGAATATAACGAAGGAGCAGTAAAATTGTATGATAGGGAGCGAAAAGACTTCGCAGAAGCCAGTGGACCAATACCAAGATTGCTACATTCTACTCTCAACCCAGGAATACAACAAGGTTTTTTGCTACATGGACTTGCTTCAATGTCAGCAGTTTGAGAGCAGTAGATTCCATTAGCACCAGGAAAAGATTCATCTTTTCCTCGTTTGCCTGGCCTAGAACCATTTTCAGTTTGTATCTGTACAGGAAGATCTGGACTGTTGCGTGAAGCACATGGACAGAATGATCGGCATTTTCCCAGATTATCTATATCATCCAACAGGCATCTCACTGTCCCTGATGTTGAACATAAATATTCTCCTGAGTTGGATTTGTCCCGGGCTTTGCACGCCCAACCAGAGAACAGAGTGACCAGTGCGGTTTCCGATGGTGATGCTGTTTCATGTGCATCTTTTTAGCAAATATGGAATTTTGAAGAAATTGTTCAGGCTAATAAAATGCATAGAGATGACATTATAGCATGGTTTAAGTAAAAGGATAACCTGCCAAGGATATATtctgaagaaaagaagaagcctGCTCGTCACTCAGCTTGGACACCAACCATGGTAAAACACGTTCCAACAATTTCAATGGCATGACACACAGACTTTTGTATGAAAGTTCCCTTTGCTTCTCAGGAGAGAAAAGCATCCTAGCTTGAGGAAGCACCTAGGTAAGTTCAATTATATATGAGGCTTTGACCAATATATGGTAACCATTCCAGCAGCCAAGCTACCTGAGTACTTGGTACTAACCTTGGTTTCTTCATTGCAGAAGTGTTTCTCGATTGTCTCCAATATTTCATCAGCATGTGAACACAGTTTTGAGCAGAAGTCCACTGCAGTTGATTTGGCTCCTGCTATTTGCATTTGCTGAATTAAACATCTAAAATTGTTAAACCGGCGCTCTTCTTCAGCATGCTCCTGCACAAAGGACAGCTCACTGTCGACTGCAGGAAATATGACCTGATCCTCGGCGATACTGCAGGTCAGAAAATGAATGGAAGTGGTGAGATTAAAGATAACATTCAGTTTAATTGCagggttttctttttcaaatgaAAACCATGCAAAGTGAATTAAGCAAAACTATTTTATACCGCCTAGCAAGCGATAATGAACACGCAAACAATACCTGCTAGCATAAATTCCTTAACATGCAGCAAGAAAACAATATATAGCAAAAGAAACTCTTCTCAAACACACTGCCCCAAACTTGAAGAGAATCAGCATGTCATGCGATACTGCTTGACCAAGCTTTTATGCAGTCAGGTATAGCATCAGATGGAAGTTAAAACCCTGTctagaaaaaattaaaatagcTTAAAAAATGAACAAAACCATTTGTTCCTGACTCGTGCAAAACCAAAATTTATACTTAGCTACTCATTAGTTAATTAATTTTAAGGATAATACAATCATATTTTATGATGCTCATGGACAATTTTGCCATTGCTGTGCTATTCTCAAAATTGTTGTGGGACATAGTTCAGAAAATATTCACACATCCTAATTATAGCTCAAAGAGGAGCTGCCAACAAAGTAAAGTGAAACTGCAATTTAGAAAATGCCACAACACAAACACAGGGATAGGCCACCTAGTGTTGTTGCACCCAACAGTGAATGTCACGAAAGGTGCATCAT encodes the following:
- the LOC117856326 gene encoding zinc finger protein BRUTUS, with the protein product MATPTPMPGGEGTLAAVMPRSPSPTPAEAGTSAAEAPVLIFLYFHKAIRAELEALHGAAVRLATERSGDVAVLAERCRFFFNIYKHHCDAEDAVIFPALDIRVKNVAGTYSLEHKGESDLFRQLFALLQLDIQNDDGLRRELASCTGAIETCLSQHMSKEEEQVFPLLTKKFSCEEQADLVWQFLCSIPVNMMAEFLPWLSTSVSPDEHQDIRNCLCKVVPDEKLLQQVIFTWIEGKAAKEVAESFGDGNSAEDVPDQGEKHICSHQGSKLGSTNCAESNDGQVYRHPIDDILHWHNAIRKDLHDIAEETRRVQQSGDFSDISAFNEMLQFIADVCIYHSIAEDQVIFPAVDSELSFVQEHAEEERRFNNFRCLIQQMQIAGAKSTAVDFCSKLCSHADEILETIEKHFCNEETKVLPQARMLFSPEKQRELSYKSLCVMPLKLLERVLPWLVSKLSDEQASSFLQNISLAASPSETALVTLFSGWACKARDKSNSGEYLCSTSGTVRCLLDDIDNLGKCRSFCPCASRNSPDLPVQIQTENGSRPGKRGKDESFPGANGIYCSQTADIEASPCSKKPCCIPGLRVECSNLGIGPLASAKSFRSLSYNFTAPSLYSSLFSWENDASLSCSDGISRPIDTIFKFHKAIRKDLEYLDVESGKLIDGDESCLRQFIGRFRLLWGLYRAHSNAEDEIVFPALESRETLHNVSHSYTLDHQQEEQLFEDISGVLFELSHLYDSKSHAHTEVNEVERNCSDSSNLVDWTRKYNELATKLQGMCKSIRVALTNHVHREELELWPLFDKHFSVEEQDKLVGRIIGSTGAEVLQSMLPWVTSALSQEEQNKMLDMWKQATKNTMFGEWLNEWWKGAPTSSDSPAEASSAPDSHSQDKLEQNDQMFKPGWKDIFRMNQSELEAEVRKVSRDPTLDPRRKAYLIQNLMTSRWIAAQQKMPEPNSEECTDGASIPGCVPSYRDEEKQIYGCEHYKRNCKLVAACCNKLFTCRFCHDKVSDHTMERKATQEMMCMVCLKIQPVGPICQTPSCNGLSMAKYYCNICKFFDDERTVYHCPFCNLCRLGKGLGVDFFHCMKCNCCLGMKLAEHKCREKGLETNCPICCDFLFTSSAAVRALPCGHFMHSACFQAYTCSHYTCPICCKSLGDMAVYFGMLDALLAAEELPEEYRDRCQDILCNDCEKKGRCRFHWLYHKCSSCGSYNTRVIKTDTADCSTPN